In one window of Rivularia sp. PCC 7116 DNA:
- a CDS encoding GIY-YIG nuclease family protein produces MPFHHRSDNVPGYIYLIRAKNMHGLIPGRLLQRCKIGLSRDPQIRLDTFKSSQFPVDVEIITTIFVEDMAATEGELHEIFDFCNVKLEKSREWFDLSPWQYYRCLWAFKSRKSASFSISELPLTKLIKASLAIALVTTLGFAAYTAIPALAGKDSIEKVNKN; encoded by the coding sequence ATGCCATTCCACCACAGAAGCGATAATGTGCCAGGTTATATTTACTTGATTCGAGCTAAGAATATGCACGGACTTATTCCCGGACGTTTATTGCAACGCTGCAAAATTGGTTTGAGTCGTGACCCTCAAATACGGCTAGACACTTTTAAATCTTCTCAATTTCCGGTAGATGTGGAGATCATTACAACTATTTTTGTTGAAGATATGGCAGCTACGGAAGGTGAGTTACATGAGATATTTGACTTCTGTAATGTGAAGTTGGAAAAGTCTCGCGAGTGGTTTGACCTGTCACCTTGGCAGTATTACCGCTGCTTGTGGGCGTTCAAATCTAGAAAGTCAGCTAGTTTTTCAATATCAGAGCTACCTTTAACTAAGTTAATAAAAGCTAGTTTAGCGATCGCCCTTGTAACAACGCTCGGATTTGCTGCGTACACAGCAATCCCGGCTTTAGCTGGTAAAGATTCAATCGAAAAAGTAAACAAAAACTAG